A single window of Eucalyptus grandis isolate ANBG69807.140 chromosome 1, ASM1654582v1, whole genome shotgun sequence DNA harbors:
- the LOC120285997 gene encoding polygalacturonase-like: MAKSFLVINSSINSWLLLVSFFLIVATSLKQSEAASYNVLSYGAKADGRTDSTMAFQRAWSSACGSAVPATVYVPQGNFVLNPVVFTGPCKNRILFLIAGTLIAPSNYWSLGNSGYWILFNKVTRVTVHGGTLNARGSGYWACKSSGKSCPVGARSISLEGSSNVVISGITSMNSQNIHIAIDNCVNVLIQNVKIRAPSQSPNTDGIHISSSTGVTIASSSFMTGDDCISIGPGSKNVWIQRVACGPGHGISVGSLAENANEEGVENVTVTGAVFTGTQNGVRIKSWGKPSTGFARTISFRNIIMKNVFNPIIIDQNYCPSNTNCPNQNSGVKISRVTYKNIKGTSATPVAMNFVCSPTNPCSGIALQNIELKYLTAQATSYCKNAGGSSRGIVVPRSCF, from the exons ATGGCAAAGTCGTTCCTCGTGATTAATAGCTCCATAAATTCATGGCTTCTCTTAGTATCATTCTTTCTCATTGTGGCCACATCTCTAAAACAATCGGAAGCAGCCTCGTATAATGTGCTGAGCTACGGGGCGAAGGCGGACGGGAGGACTGACTCGACCATGGCATTCCAAAGAGCGTGGTCGTCGGCCTGTGGCTCGGCCGTGCCGGCCACGGTCTATGTCCCGCAGGGAAACTTCGTGCTGAATCCGGTGGTGTTCACTGGACCGTGCAAGAATAGGATCTTGTTTCTAATCGCGGGGACTCTAATAGCTCCGTCAAATTACTGGAGTTTGGGGAATTCGGGGTATTGGATATTGTTCAATAAGGTAACGAGGGTTACGGTTCATGGAGGGACTCTTAATGCACGAGGTTCTGGTTACTGGGCTTGCAAGAGTTCTGGCAAGAGTTGCCCCGTGGGAGCTAGG TCAATATCGTTGGAAGGGTCGAGCAATGTCGTGATCAGTGGCATAACATCCATGAACAGCCAGAATATTCACATCGCGATTGACAACTGCGTGAATGTGCTTATCCAGAACGTGAAGATAAGAGCACCATCGCAAAGCCCCAATACTGACGGCATCCACATCAGTTCTTCCACTGGAGTAACcattgcctcctcctccttcatgaCCGGTGACGACTGCATCTCCATTGGTCCAGGCTCCAAGAATGTCTGGATCCAGCGTGTTGCGTGTGGCCCCGGGCACGGCATCAG TGTTGGAAGTCTGGCAGAGAATGCGAATGAAGAAGGAGTTGAGAATGTGACAGTAACAGGTGCAGTTTTCACAGGAACTCAGAATGGAGTGAGGATCAAATCATGGGGAAAGCCAAGCACTGGATTTGCTAGAACCATTTCTTTCAGGAACATCATCATGAAAAATGTGTTTAACCCCATCATCATAGACCAAAATTACTGTCCAAGCAACACAAATTGCCCTAATCAG AATTCAGGTGTGAAGATTAGCCGAGTTACATACAAGAACATCAAAGGAACCTCGGCCACACCAGTTGCTATGAACTTCGTCTGTAGCCCAACAAATCCGTGCTCAGGCATTGCATTACAGAACATAGAACTCAAGTACCTTACTGCACAAGCCACTTCTTACTGTAAGAATGCTGGAGGCAGCAGCAGAGGAATAGTTGTGCCGAGAAGTTGTTTCtga
- the LOC120292846 gene encoding L-type lectin-domain containing receptor kinase IX.1-like, with protein sequence MTQTTDVVGTDGYLAPKYLNGRKATGESDIFSFGVVVLEIACGKRTYQDEEIHVPLHKWVWQLYLAGNMLEAADEKMGSSFDRKEMECLMMVGLWCVHPDPRRRPKAGEVIRFLQLEVPVPELPLATFEAPTLYQPSPLRIGSSLSSSSIQASVPDEQDGPWLPKPHGNTLIFGMEEDKHGSQ encoded by the coding sequence ATGACTCAAACGACCGATGTGGTGGGGACAGACGGTTATTTGGCACCAAAATATCTCAATGGACGGAAGGCTACTGGAGAGTCTGACATATTCAGCTTTGGGGTCGTGGTTCTAGAAATCGCTTGCGGTAAGAGGACCTATCAGGATGAAGAAATTCATGTCCCACTGCACAAGTGGGTCTGGCAGCTTTACCTTGCTGGAAATATGCTTGAAGCAGCGGACGAGAAGATGGGTTCGAGCTTTGATAGGAAGGAAAtggaatgcttgatgatggtgGGACTATGGTGCGTGCATCCAGATCCCAGGAGAAGGCCGAAAGCAGGAGAAGTTATCAGGTTTCTCCAGCTAGAAGTCCCTGTGCCCGAGCTTCCACTCGCCACATTCGAGGCTCCAACTTTATATCAGCCATCACCGCTAAGGATAGGatcttctttatcttcttcttcaattcaaGCATCTGTTCCCGATGAGCAAGATGGACCATGGCTCCCCAAGCCACACGGCAACACGTTGATTTTTGGGATGGAGGAGGACAAACATGGGAGTCAGTGA
- the LOC104452592 gene encoding L-type lectin-domain containing receptor kinase IX.1: MRSMQHANCFCLSFHPRLIVFTLVCYLIIPYASPVQFNISSFDENSNDILYEGVAVAVASGSINLTPQRGLQQKYKVGRIQYSKPIYIRDSITGRQANFSTHFSFTIEPFDRNQYSDGLAFFLAPAGFTIPPNSAGPFLGLFNASTVDDGPRNRIVMVEFDTCVNLKFDPPERHIGVNINSISSTVHSFWDPESRRGNATDVAVTYNSTSKNLSVFWSFAGAVSLDKKSCSLSYHIDLAQVLPESVAIGISASCGSVEARHIINSWGFTSDLDVVRPPSTSSSVKWAHYSIYRLFTFIATPLASLMLIISAGSCLFTIKMRKKYQLCALTDMEKEIRALPLKFSYQELVEATNSFSQDRRLGQGGSCHVYKGVVNSLDRQVAVKRIFTESEHSKKVFINEVKILSRTIHRNLVQFIGWCQEEELEQCVLHRDIKAANILLDMDFNTKLGDFGVSKLVDPRFKTQTTDVVGTHGYLAPEYLNGRKATRESDIFSFGVVVLEIACGKRTYQDEEFHVPLYKWVWQLHLTGNMLEAADERLGSSFDRKEMECLMTVGMWCVHPDPKSRPKVGQIIRFLQLEVPVPELPVAVYEAPVLCQPSPLVRNQTLLSNMDHGSQSHTATR; encoded by the exons ATGCGTAGCATGCAGCATGCGAACtgtttttgtctttcttttcaccCTCGCTTAATCGTCTTCACCCTTGTCTGCTATCTTATTATCCCCTATGCCAGTCCCGTTCAGTTCAATATAAGTAGCTTTGACGAGAACTCAAATGACATACTCTACGAAGGAGTTGCGGTTGCGGTAGCGTCTGGATCCATTAATCTCACCCCACAACGCGGCCTCCAACAGAAATATAAGGTAGGCCGCATTCAGTATTCGAAACCCATCTATATTAGAGATTCTATTACTGGGAGACAAGCAAACTTCTCTACCCATTTTTCTTTCACCATCGAACCTTTCGATCGCAACCAATACAGCGATGGCCTGGCATTTTTTCTTGCTCCTGCTGGCTTTACAATCCCACCCAACTCGGCTGGTCCGTTTCTCGGATTGTTCAATGCCAGCACAGTCGATGATGGGCCTCGGAACCGAATTGTGATGGTTGAGTTTGATACTTGTgtgaacttaaaatttgaccCTCCAGAGCGGCACATAGGGGTCAACATAAACTCCATCTCTTCAACTGTTCATTCCTTTTGGGATCCCGAATCACGCAGAGGAAATGCAACTGATGTCGCGGTGACCTATAATTCTACTAGCAAGAATCTTAGCGTGTTCTGGTCGTTTGCTGGCGCGGTTTCTTTGGACAAGAAAAGCTGCTCGCTTTCTTACCATATCGACCTTGCTCAAGTTCTTCCTGAATCGGTCGCAATTGGCATTTCAGCTTCTTGTGGCAGCGTTGAGGCGAGACACATCATCAATTCATGGGGGTTTACTTCGGACTTGGATGTTGTACGCCCCCCGTCGACCAGTTCATCAGTAAAGTGGGCACACTACAGCATCTATAGGTTGTTCACATTTATCGCTACTCCTTTAGCAAGTCTAATGCTGATTATTTCGGCGGGGTCTTGCCTATTTACGatcaaaatgaggaaaaaatacCAGCTTTGTGCTCTGACTGACATGGAGAAAGAGATAAGAGCATTGCCGCTCAAATTCTCATATCAAGAGTTGGTTGAAGCGACAAATAGCTTCTCACAGGATCGTAGACTCGGCCAAGGAGGGTCTTGCCATGTTTATAAAGGAGTTGTGAACAGTTTAGATCGCCAAGTTGCTGTCAAGAGAATCTTCACGGAATCCGAACATTCCAAGAAAGTCTTCATCAATGAAGTGAAGATCTTAAGCCGCACGATACATCGAAATCTGGTGCAATTTATTGGATGGTGTCAAGAGGAAG AACTAGAGCAGTGCGTTCTTCACAGAGATATAAAGGCAGCCAACATATTGCTAGACATGGATTTCAACACTAAGCTCGGTGACTTCGGAGTATCTAAACTGGTCGACCCTCGTTTCAAGACTCAAACAACTGATGTGGTGGGGACACACGGTTATCTAGCACCAGAATATCTCAATGGACGGAAGGCTACTAGAGAATCTGACATTTTCAGTTTCGGGGTCGTGGTTTTAGAGATTGCTTGTGGTAAGAGGACCTATCAGGATGAAGAATTTCATGTCCCATTGTATAAGTGGGTTTGGCAGCTTCACCTTACTGGAAATATGCTTGAAGCAGCGGACGAGAGGCTGGGTTCAAGCTTCGATAGGAAGGAAATGGAATGCTTGATGACGGTGGGAATGTGGTGTGTGCATCCAGATCCCAAGAGTAGGCCAAAAGTAGGACAAATTATCAGGTTTCTTCAGCTAGAAGTCCCTGTGCCCGAGCTTCCAGTCGCCGTATACGAGGCCCCCGTTTTATGTCAACCATCACCACTAGTCAGGAATCAGACCCTATTAAGCAACATGGACCATGGCTCCCAAAGTCACACAGCGACACGTTGA